The Canis lupus dingo isolate Sandy chromosome 18, ASM325472v2, whole genome shotgun sequence genome includes the window GACCcagaggcaggggatgggggtaCTCACCACGGTGTTGCCACTCTTGCACTCCAGGTGCGCCTCCAGCAGGGTGTTCTCCTGGGGGGCAGACGGGGGCCGGGTGGTCACCAGGGTCCCCAGCGTCCACGCTAAGTCCAGGGGCAGCTCCAGCCCCTAATGGCCCTATGCCCCTTGGGGCCAGGGCATCACCAAGCCTGGAGGCCCCAGAGGGGTCCGTGGATGatgcgggggcggggcggccagCGAAGCGCAGACGGACCCCGAGCAGACGGACCCCGAGCCTGGGACAGCCCCGGTCCGAGGAGCGCGCCCGCCACTCAGCTGCCCTGTGTGGGGCCCCACCCGGCCCCCCGTCTGCACCTCATAGTCAGGAGTCACGTTGAGAAACAGCTCAGTCCCCTGGATCCGAAAGGCGAAGGGAGTGGACGACGACCCGAGGGTCACCTGCTGGCCCGCGGGGACGTCGATGTGAGCCAGGGGCCCGCTCTGAATCGTGTTCTCCTGGACCTCGAAGATGTTGTTGCTCACGGCGCAGACTGGAGAGCAGGAAGGGAAGgctcagtgccccccaccccccccgcccctgcaccccccccccgccgccccaactgcccccgccgccccgcagctACCCTGGGCCCGTGCCGTGGCCaccagcagcggcagcagcagggCCCAAGCCCCCATCTCCGTGGGCCGCGCTGCTCGACCCTGTGCGCAGCTGGCTGCCGGGTGGCGGCTCAGCGGGCGACCTTTGCCCCGCCAGGCACCGCCCCACAGTGTGATCCTTTACAGGCCTCGGCCTCCAGCAGGGGGGCTTTCGCCGGCCGCCACCCAGGCCTGGCCAGCTGCCTGGAGGGGGCGTCCCGTGGTTGCCCACCAGCCCTGGGCCACGTGCGGGGGCCATGGCCACGGGGGCTCCCGGCTCAGGGCTCCATGGGCCTGCGCAGGGCCCGGGTCGTGCTGGGTGGGCGCAGccggggcaggggttgggggcccaggcctggctccCGTGTCTGCTGTACCCACCCGTCCCCCTAGCCCCGGCCGCCCCTTCGCTGGGCTCTCCTTCCAGAATCATCTTGGAGCCAAGTCAGACCCCGGGTGTTCCCTCCaagcccacctcccctccctgcacaGTCTGTGTCCTGGGGTCGCCCCTGCCTGTGCTGGAAACACCCCACTTCCTccaagggcaggggtgggggcggcagTGTTTCTGGAGGCTGCTGGGagctcggggcggggggagcccggGTCTTCAGGGGTCCCTGGCAGGCTCCTGGGCCCTGGCCCCTGCCGCCCTACCCCAAGGGcccccaagcccaaggcagcagGGGAGAGGCCCCCCCCCACGCAGGGACAGTAGGGGGTGTGGCCCTTCTGCTTCCTCGCCCTTGGCTCCTGGCCTCATCCCTTCCTGTGTCAGCACCGCCTCCGTGGCTCCCCTGGGGTGTCATCCCCCTCTGCACAGGCTCAGACCACACAGCCGGGAGCAGGAGCCAGGCTCACAGCCTCCCCCTGGGGTGCACTCCTGGGCCCCTGGTGGCACCCATGCCCGTCACCTCTTCCTGCCCGGCCTGAGCCTCCTTGCCCCCCAGGTCCTCCCACCGGCTGGCACCGTGACAAGGGGCCTCCAGGGCAGGTGTCCTGTGCCCCCCCAGAGCCCCTGAATGTTTGCTGAGTAGCTGGCAGGGATCCGGATGGGTCTCTGGGGAGCTCAGGTGACAGGACAGGAGACAGAAGGGAGGTGAGGCGCCCCACAGGCTCCCAGGTGTAAAGGGCACTGGGTGTGGCCACAGTCCTGGAGCCTGTGGTCGCCTGGTGCCGCCAGCCCCGCCCTGGGGGACGGCGCAGAGGGAGCTCAGAGGGCCACCGTCTGAATTCCTCTTTATTGGTGACAGTTACAACccgtcccctgccccctcccgtCCAGGCCCCAGTCGGCTCCGGGCGGCGGCCGTGGCGGCTGCCGCGGCAGGTCCCTTCTTCCTCAAGGCCTCCTCCGTGTCACCTGGGCAGCAGGGATGGCCGGCTCCGAAAACGAGGCCCCAGACCCGGTTCCGGGAGGCGGCTGgggagcccaggcctgatccAGGGGGTCCCTCAGGGGCACCCTGTGGACACAGCGGGTGAGGCGGGAGCGAGAAGCTGGCCTCCGGGTCACCAGCGCCCCTCACCTCCGCGCCCCCCGGGCCCAGGGCCGGTGCTCACCAGGCGCGCAGGGCGGGCGAGTCGGGCCAGCGCAGGCACAGGCGGCCGTCGGGGGCCGTGGTCCAGCTCGTGCTGTTCTCTGCGTCCTGctcgctgccccccgccccgaccAGCGTTAGtcctggggctgccccagccagGCGCCCTCCGACCCGGTCCCAGcaccaccccccccgccccgtccccgccccgccctcACCTGCGcttccccaccagcccctggagCAGCCGCTGCAGCCGGGCGCTCTCCCGCAGGCGGCTGAGCTCGCTGGTGAACGTGCCGTCCGAGTGCCGCGGGGCCCTGCGGAGGGACGGAGGGGCGAGGGGCGGAGGGGCGAGGGGCGGAGGGGTGAAGGGGCGGAGgggcgaaggggaggaggggcgaggggcggaggggaggaggggcggaggggaggaggggcgaggGGCGGAGGGACGAGGGGCgaggggaggaggggcgaggGGCGGAGGGGCGAGGGGAGGAGGGACGGAGGGGCGCGGGGCGGAGGGACGGAGGAGCGAGATGCGAGGGGCGGAGGGGCGAGAGGTGCAGGGGCgaggggcggaggggcagaggggcgaGGGGCGGTCAGGGCCgtcggggccgggcgggggcgggggcggggcggggcgaggcggggcgggTCCGGCCCGGGGCTCAcctgcggggcgcggggagcgcggcggggccccggggcagcagcgccagcagcagcagcagcagcggcggggccgggagggccaTGGTGGGCGGCGGTGGGCGCGGGGAGCGGAGGCGGCGGCGCCCGGAGCGAGCGCGGCCCCTTTATAGCGCCCGGGGTAGGGGGGAGCAccgccccggctccccgcccggctcccccgccccggctccgcgCGGCCAGGCCGCGCCGCATCGATCGCCGGGAAGGTCAGGGCCGCCCCCGCAGCTGTCGGCCCGGCTGGCCTCCCGCCCGCACCGCCGCGTCGGCGCCcctcggggctgggggctgggggcccgcGGGGGTCGGGGAGGGCGCCTGGAGCCGAGGGCCCGCGGGGACAGGAGCGCGTGGGGAGAcagcggcgggcggggcgcgggctggGTCCGCGTGCTTACTTTCTGTACTTCCTGATCAATGTTTCCGTGACCCTAAAACTGCTCTTTAAGGAAAGtctactaattatttttatttttttaatttaagagagagacagagagagcgggggcgcacaggcagggggagcatcgggcggaaggagagggaggagaggctcctggctgagcagggaggcgGCTGTGGGGCTGCACCCCAGGCCCCCGACATCCCACCCGAGCCGCTCAGGCGTCCCACTGACTATTTGTAAATGAATGTAAAGTTTGGGGCGCCCGGCGGGCTGGGTGGATAGGACGTGGGATTCCTGATCCCCGGGTTGGGTGTCGAGATgacttaaatgaatgaatagataaaaacttaaatacaatcttttaagaaGTAAATGTAAAGTTTAACACAAGAACTggtttatttcaattttattttttatttttatttttttattttttttaagaactactAGTTTACAACTTCATTTACTAGTTCGCACTTTCTGGTCAAGAATTTCATCAGTACTGGTTTTTAAAAGCCTGACCTGACCCCGGATCGATCAAGCAGGAGTGACTCAGGGCGCAGGCTCAGGCCTCCAGCCTCGGGAAGGAGGCTCAGGCCTCCAGCTGTGCCCGCGCCTCCCCTCCTGGCCCCCCCTCCTTCCCGCTCCCCTGCGgggaacccactgagccaccgaggcgcccctggGTACTAGACTCTTATCACATacgtgatttgtaaatattttctcccattctgtgagttttCTTTTCGCTCTCTTGATA containing:
- the SCT gene encoding secretin, with the translated sequence LLALLPRGPAALPAPRRAPRHSDGTFTSELSRLRESARLQRLLQGLVGKRSEQDAENSTSWTTAPDGRLCLRWPDSPALRAWVPLRDPLDQAWAPQPPPGTGSGASFSEPAIPAAQVTRRRP